The segment gacctcattttcaaaatgaacgatattgatagacatcaacagccaagagcagtggtcctcaaactaaggcccgcgggccggatacggcccgcctccacatttggcccggccctctgaataagagaggccgtatgatttttttttcagtctgacaacgcaaatcctagactagcccctgttaaatagaacggaataataattatctctctctcttctctctctctctctctctctctctctctctctctctccctctctctctctctcttctctctcttctctctctctctctcctctctctctctctctctctctctctctctctctctctctctcttctctctctctctctctctctctctctctctctctctctctctctctctctctctctctctctctctctctctcttctctctctctctctctctctctctctctctcttctctctctcctctctctccctctctctattctctaaacataactaacgtcagtaaacagctggacaagactttgaaatcacggatttcgtgagtttttgtttgtttatttttttaggaaacgtcggaccagttgttacgtcatgttttcagctaatgttgtggttgatttatcacaaaacaacgtcaggggacaaacacgtcctgacctgtttgtctggtgctgcgcgtcagaggagaaggaggtgcagccgtttagtagcgcgaggagcactgcgcggaggaggaagtagaggaggagaaggtggaggaggaggaggagggaggggcacggcgggggggggggggcggaggggggggtgggctcgcgagcgccgcggagcatgtcggggcgaaattctcacaagaactcaaataaatgccccgtcggatattaaaacacatttgggggggacttgatgacagaaagagtaacttttattcttaaatattgatgaatgaaaaaagtgggctccagcaaaaagggcacttttctcatccagggcaaaagggctggtgcttgagaaccactagggctctatctgtgcacgtgcctgcctccTAGTATTTAATTTTTCAATGCattaatgtacattttaaactattatttaaattatgtcAACACATAGTTCATATACTGTGTGTAGTTTATAAAAAGTCTTGCAAGAGGGCGtaaacaatatttacagtaagtttGATAAGTATTTTCTCAATATTGTGGCCCCCCAGCAGTAGGTGTGTGAAAGTCAACTAGCAGTATAATACATAAATAGAGATTATAATATCTGTTTACTCTTTTTATTTAactctttttatatattttttaacatgttttttttgttcacacAAGTACTTTGTGGTTACTTCAGTCACTTTTAGGGGCAACTATGGTTCGACCTTTAACCTTTAAATGTGGTTGTTTGTGGTTTGGTGATACTTTCTGAGCAACTATGATATGTTGCGTTGCATATGCTCTGATCTGATTtgttaataaatgaataaacagtTGAACTGAACACTTTTAATTGTTGCGGTCTTCTGAGAGAAAACCCTAGCTGACCCCAATATTAATTGTTACTTAGCCATTATGTGTAAATTACTGTGTTTCCATAAAGCCAGATTATATAGTAACTGCGATTTCAGCTCACTAAAAAAATCAGCATATATATGTAGgacttgtaaaaataaaaaaaagaagttatgaCAATACTCATAAGTGCATCAGGCAGCgttttatttaagtatttttatttcagtcatAAAAACTGTGCAGATGTACAACAAAAGAAGACAAGCCTTCCACTTCACTAAAAGACAAATACATTTCCTGAATTTGGGCATTATCAAatatgactgaataaaaaaaggacaCAGAAATACGTATATAGTATAGATGTATTGTATTGTTGTCTCATGGCTGGTCCACATTCCTTTTAGAGCTTGAGAAAACTCTCCAATGTACCTTCCTCAATTGCATTGTCAAATGCGTCGTAGTCctaaaagaaggaaagaaagaaagaaaggatgtCAGGGGTAAGAGATGTTGGGGTGAGGGTGGATGCAGATAGACAGAAAGATAGCTGTCATACACATTATTCAAACAAacttaatacatttattaaaacatgaaatactGTAGAGCGTATATGTTATATAATCCACTCACTCAACGTAACTAAGGGTTTTCATGTTTGAGGGAATAATCGTAACTATATTGTAGTTGTACCTCTTAAAGGCAGGGTTGGTAATCGTCTAAAAAGTACTAGCAATAGCAGTGTTTATTTTGGTTCATTATGATGTATGTTTACGATCATAatgattgatgtgtgtgtgtgtgtgtgtgtgtctgtatgggtctgtgtgtttctgtgcgtgtgtgtgcgtgcaacaaccatactgtaaatattgattTAATTCCTGCGTCTCCTCCCTAGACaaccacattttttatttccctcGTTCCAAATGCTTCAAGTGTGTaaatgattaatattaacaTTCCATGACTTGTGAGAAGGTGTTTTTTGTCAATACGCCATATTGGACTTTTGCAGGTTATTGTGTGTGACTTACCCCACAGTACTGGTTTCCATTGCATATCTGAGGAGGCAGTGCAGTAGGGTTCTGTGCCAACTCCCTCATTGACTCTTTGGATTCAATGTCCTGAGCAATGTCCACACCTACGTGGTTGATTTTCTTGCTGCTTAGAACATCGAAGATTTTTTGCTGGGTTTTCTTTATCTGGAGTTACATACAATGTCAATATTGAACCGTTTGTCAACAGAAACAAACTGTACTTGTGAAGTATGATATCCTGAATTCAACATGCCTTGTGCTTTTCATGAAATGTTTTCAATATGCCAATGTATTAGTGATTTAAGAAAACAAGTTAAAGAAAGATTTAAGTAAGATTGCCTACTGTACCTCTCGGGAACTGCTCACGCTGGTAAAAAACACTGTGATCGACATTTCTGCTATTTTAACAAGAGCAACTTGAtccagagacagaaagagagaaacgaCTGTTCCGGTGTCCTCGGTGCAGGTATGTGGAGCTGGTTTGATGCAACAGCAGACAAGGTGAGCAGGTTTGGACATGACTTACCTGCCTTCATGGACACACCCACTTGTGTCACATGCCATTTCAGTTGTAGAGCCTGCATGtgctaattataaaaaaacaaaaaacaaaaacacacaccccCATACAAACACACTGCCACTCGTGGTGGAAAGTAACTCCTTACATTCCTCAAGTACTGTACATAGGCACATGTTGAGACACTAGTTGAATGAAGTATTTCCAGTTTAGGCTATTTTGCACTTACATTTCACCCTTTACACCACTAGACAGGCCTTTTTTCATTCAGGATATTTAAACAGTAAAAGCACAGACGTAAATGATCAAATCCATCATGGCTGAATTACATTTTTGCTGCTTTGAATATTGTGTTAAGATAATTACTCATGATTCTGATGTAAAGGATTTATATAAATGAGGTATTCGTATTTTTTGGTGTATATTGTATCTTGACTGCTGTTTTGGTCACATGTAATCCCATTTGGTTCCGAATCTGCAGGGTGTAATCAATCACAAGCCAGAATGAAAAGCCAAATGAAAAGGTGCAAGTGTTGtaagaaatacaaatgtattgaTCAGAtcacattcattaaaaaaaagcaaatagtGACGCAATACAAAGACAATGTAATCAGTATCTCCCCACAGGACGGTGGGCCGTATAGCTTTGTGATTGGCAGAATTTTGCAGAAAATCTAAAATCCCTTCAGGAATATGTACGAAAATACGTGTTGCCCATTTAAACCAGCGTCATGTATGTTATTCAACATCACATGTTCCCCTCCAGTGGTGTAGAAGTGAACGCCAGAGTGTGTTGATGAACTGTTGGCTGCATGTGGTTTCTGCTGCAACAGACTTGAAAACCTGTTTTTCAACCAGGTGCTATGTTTCTCTTTAAATGTAGTGAAGTCGCATGACAcgggttatttttttcttcgaaGCTTTCGGTTATCACGAGAGAAAGAGTGGTTCAAGCTCATAACACACTCTCCCAGCCAGGTCTTCAGGGACAGCCTCAACAGGGGTGTCGTCGTCAGCATTGGGGTCTTCCAGGCCACGGCTGTGTGCTTGATCGGTCACTTGGCTATTTTGGTCtctgagggaaggaaggagggggacaATCACAATCACAAGGATGTCTTTCACGCTgcctaaaattaaaaaaggcgCGTATCTTAGAAAACAACGTCAGCTATGTTTCTTCTCGTACCTTGCATCAGGTGCTCCGTTGCTCATGTCTTCCGTGTCTCGCTTTATTGCTCCTCCAAACTTGTTACTAAACTGAACCAGGGAAcctgaaaaaaagtgttttaaagttTTGAACGGAATCAAATACCCGAGGAATCCAGAGCAATAGATCTCTGGACCATGGACTATGGAATATGAATCTTTAGACCTGCATTATCACATATTTGTTGGGCCACATGGGGGCAGCataacaagctgtaaacacagcATTGAGTTACATCAGCTTTCATTTTGTAAGTAGGTATTCAGGTGCTAACAGTCATCTTCTGCCAATTGGTGGTGTGCAGGTCATATCACCGTTATTTTGTGGGTACATATTGTCTTTTTGTTATTCTTAATGGGGTCACTGAAAACAAGATGTAAACCCAACACGGATACATTATAAATGTGAGTCGCTGGAGATACAACCAACTCAATGTAGAGATGAAAGATTAAGGGAGctaactttttaaaaatcaatataTGAATTGGTGCAGCTTGACAGTAAGGCAAACGGGGCATTGGGGGAATTTTGTGATATGAAAGTGTGTATTGCTGCCACTTACCAGCACCCCACCGTCTCTTTCTCCAGACTAGGTAAACGATAATCAGCACAAGCAGCAGCGCCACTAGACCACCCACAACCACTCCTAAGGCGACTGAGGATGATGTTGCTGCAGAGGTTAAAGGATCAAGTAGAAGAGTTAGCGATGGGCGAAAGTAGCTATAATAAGACAAATAAACTCTCACGGGCTCCTCGGATCTTACCGACGACAGTTACTTGGAGTGACCTTGAGGGCACAGAAGAGAAGGACCTTGAGGAGATGTTAATGCCGTAGACACAGGAATACTCTCCTTGGCTTCCATAATCTATCGCTGGGAATTCAAAGTACGCCAAGTAGAAGATCGAGTGGCCAAACGCTGGCATCGCTTTAGTTGTGTTCAATGTAGACTCTGTCAGATAAAAGGAACCTCTGGGATATGTGGAATGAATAGAGCAAGTGATGGAGAAGCTGCTGCCTTGGGTGACCGATATTTTCTCGGGGCTGTAGATCACCATCGCGTGAGGAGATGTCAGGGAGAGGCTGGGCTTCTCCAGTTTCACTGCAGAGTAGAAGACACATCTTTTTCTTAAACAGTCAAACTTCCAACTATTATGTTCAACTTGACAAACAAGGCGGACAAGTATTGACCTGTGATGGAGAGATCTGCAATATTTCCTTGAGGATAAAAGATTATTAGATTGGGCAATTTCTTTTGATATTCACAGAAGAATGACCCCGTTTGGCTGAAGTCCACTGTGGGGAAGGTGAAGGTCGCAGCTTCGTTCTCAGAGTATTTCTCCATTTTAAATGCGTCTTGGCTTCTTTTCAGGGTGAAGGTCCCACCCAATTGTTCTGTTACGACAGTGCATGTGATCTCAACTCTTTCCCCCCAGTTTACTTCTGGAGCAGGACTCAACGTGATTTGGGGCTTCTGGAGAGAACCTGTACCAGATAATACATTTTAGTTTTGTCACAACCGCCAACGCAGTTTCATCTAATACCAGTTGGGAGATAATAACTTCACTCATAGATTAAACATGAGCCAGGTCTCTTACCTAAACAGATAGTGCCAGCATCTTCACCGTGCCCGCAGTTATTTGCTCCAAAACCGGGATGCATACAATGTGTGAGAGCGACCTCGTCGCCTACACACTCCACATTATCCAGCCATATTGGACCAGTGCCTCGGCCAAAGTGGGCACTTTTGGGAGCAGTAATTGCATGACCACAGCCGAGCTGTCGACATACCACATCGGCATTGGGCATTTCCCATTCATCATCGCACACAGTTCCCCACTGGCCTTTATAGTAGACCTCCACTCTACCAGAGCATTGACTTGAGCCGCCGACCAACCGAATCTGAGCTGTGTAAGAAAGAAAGTGTAAATTGTGACACATTCATTCTAACACTCAAAGTGAATGCAATGTATTTTGAAAGTGATGCATGTCCATCATCTTATTAAACGTGGATACAGAGCATAAAGGAAAAAAGGGTTAATATAAAAAAGTATTATGACGTGGAATATGACTTGATGTACACTCTATGTCACCTTAAAGCAATAGTTTAATATCTTATATTATCATGTTGAATGCTCGTTACATTAACTGTAAATAAAGCCGGCGGCtgcttagtttagcttagcttagctatgcttagcttagcatgaagactggaaACGGAGAACCATCAAATTTATAATTTACAAAGGATATTAGCTGTTACACAATTGTCTCGATGCTAAATTAGAGAATTCCCTGAAATGTCAAAAGTCTTGAAGTCACAATTTCAAGTCAATATAATCTTTTTCAACTGACTCACGTTTTTTACTCAGTAtgtgaaaacaaaatacatttgtgAAACAAATGCTAATCATTTCATTAGTGTGTGATCATTTTTGAACAGATCCTTTATAGGCCTGTACCTGCGCAGAGAGCCCCGGCATCATGGTCATGCCCACACCTGGCTTCTCTGAAACCGTTGAGTGAGCATTGCTGAAGAGATGTCGCGTTGTCAAAACATGAATCACTAGCCTCGACCACCGATCCAACGCCTTGGCCAAAGTGGGCACTGCCGGAAGCGCCCACTATCTTTCCGCAATCCAGCTGATCACAC is part of the Pseudoliparis swirei isolate HS2019 ecotype Mariana Trench chromosome 12, NWPU_hadal_v1, whole genome shotgun sequence genome and harbors:
- the zgc:153284 gene encoding SH3 domain-binding glutamic acid-rich-like protein 3: MSKPAHLVCCCIKPAPHTCTEDTGTVVSLFLSLDQVALVKIAEMSITVFFTSVSSSREIKKTQQKIFDVLSSKKINHVGVDIAQDIESKESMRELAQNPTALPPQICNGNQYCGDYDAFDNAIEEGTLESFLKL